The genomic DNA atttgagcctaaaattccgtactgagcattcggctcattccgtaaactttttgtatatacaggtccacaggttactttgggaggggaaaagagagaagaataaagcctaggaataaatctgaagatattagttaaataagatgaatgtctccacttgtatattaatcttaattttaaaagtcatgtggttgtatccttatcaaataaataaatggaattatgacttttgtttatgttaccgttattgtgacacgtcagcccttccgggttggggtgttacagctatggtatcagagcaaaggctctttcctgtagaaaacttgaagatagtaattaagacctgtgaggaatgggtagatatctataggattcaacttgatctcttatttggtttaactcctatgtctattcgtatagatgcctcctcgtcgtccgccacgtaggaatactcgtactaaccatgaaCGTAACAACACTTCTTCGAATAAGACTCCAGTTGATCCAAACATAATTAATGCTATCAACCAGGCTGTTGCTGGGTTGCTTCCAAACCTGGTTGCTCAAACAGCTGAGGCCGTTATTCAACAAACTCTTCATCCAGAACGCACTAACACTAATCCAATCTCTGGTGGTGAAACTCGTGAGAATACCACTAACAATATTACTTATAGTATAGACATATggattagtaaattccaaaaacaaaagccgaaatcctttagtcacgctactaatccagtcgaagcaagaaattggatagctcatgttgaaaagatcttcggagttcttggagttccggagcaatacaaagttagactggctacctacaaattggaagatgacgcacaaacttggtgggaaGGATATAAGCAAGTCAAAGGAGGGGATGATTTTGACGCTAATCTTTCATGGGTCGACTTTCGTAATATCTTTTACGATAAGTATTTTTCGACCACTGATAAAGAAGCTTATATCAGGGAGTATGCAATAATTCGACAGGGGAGTGATGAACCAGCCTCTGAGTTCATTACTCGATTTTCAAGGTTGGCTAGTATTGTAGGAGATGTTGCAGGATCAGCAGAAGTCCAGGCAGAAAAATGCAAGTGGGCAGTTAATGATCGAATTCGGAAATCGATCATGTACATGAAATTTAAGGATATCACCGAagttgctgatgcaatcaaaacttttgaattcgaAAGGAAAGAATTCCTATCCCGAACTGGGGATAATAAGAAGAGAAATAGGGAAGGCCAATTTAAGCAAGAAATCGGCCAATCATCCACTACACCACAGCATCCAGATCGTAAAGTGCAAGGAAGTCAAAACtctggaaatcaagcacgtccatgGCAACATACACTTCAAAACCCGAGGCCTGCTCAAAACCAGATTCAGTTGTATGCAGAACCTATTAGAGCTCAACCACTAAATCAACAAGTAAACCCGAATCAAATTACATATCCTCTATGTAATACTTGTGGTAAAAGACATCAGGGCGTATGTCATCAAAGTACAGGAGCATGTTTTAGATGTGGCCAAACTGGACACATGATCAAGGAATGTCCTAAGAAAGATACTAAGAAGAATAATCAACCCAATGTTGGAGGAAGAATTTTCGCACTTTCTGCTACTGACGCTGCTAATATTCCAGGTACTGTATCTGGAACCCTTCAGATTGGTGAACGTAGTATCTATGTGTTATTCGATACAGGAGCGACCCATTCTTTAGTATCCCACTCGTTTACTAAGTATCTTCCGATAAGACCAACTCTCTTAGATCACACTTTCACCATTTCCACTCCCATAGGAACTTCATCCGTAATCACTTACGTATATAAAGATTGTCCGATCCGTATTGAATCTATTGTGTGTAAGGCAGACCTATTTCCAATACACATGTGTGACTTTGATGTCAttctaggaatagattggttgtcTAGACATCGTGTAACTATAGATTGTCATTCTCGCCGAGTTATTTTCggtaatcttcatcatcctgataTTATATATCAGGGAACTCAAGCCCATAAATCTCTTAAAATTATCTCAGCACTTAAGGCTCGAAAATCCATATCAAACGGCTGTGCTGGATTCCTAGCATCGATTAAGGATACTTCTACTAGTATTAAGAGTATCGATAGCCACTCcgttgttcgtgaatatcctgatgtatttccggatgaacttccgggattaccacccgaccgtcAGTTGGAATTCACCATCGACTTGATCCCTGGTGTCGAACCTATTTCTAAAGCTCCATACCGTATGGCCCCGATAGAACTGAAGGAGTTAAAGGAACAATTGCAAGAATTGTTAGATCTAGGATTCATAAGACCCagtgtttcaccttggggtgctccggtcttatttgtaaagaagaaagacggtagtatgcgtttatgtattgactaccgagagctgaacaagattactattcgtaatcagtatcctctgcctcgcattgatgatctctttgatcaacttcagggggCTCAGTTCATCTCAAAAATCGAcctgaggtctgggtaccatcagctaaAGGTTAAGAatgaggatgttcccaagaccgcttttcgtactcgatatggtcattacgaatttttggttatgccctttgggctaactaatgcacccgcagtctttatggatttgatgaatcgcgtatttcaccaattcctagacaaattcgttattgtctttatcgatgacattctggtatattctaaaagtcgcgaagagcatgaagcacatctacatgaagtacttggaaccttgcggcatgagaaattgtacgcgaagttttccaaatgtgacttttggcttagccaagtgtcatttctaggtcatgtcatatcagcagagggaattatggtagacccaacaaaggttgaagctattacaaaatggccaagacccacttctgttaccgaaatacgaagtttcttgggtcttgctggctattaccgaagatttgttgaaagattctcggtaattgctttaccactcacaaaactcctaaggaaaggggtgaagtactcatggaatgaggaacaagagaaaagctttgaagaattaaagaaacgactcgtatcctctccgatactcgctcttccttctggatcaggaggttaccaagtctacagtgatgcctcaaagaaaggattaggttgtgtgctaatgcaacatgggaaggttatcgcttatgcctcccgtcagttgaagccttatgaagttaactatcctacacatgatttagaactagccgCAGTCGTATTTGCacttaagatttggcgacattatctgtatggtgaaagttgtgacatctttaccgaccacaagagcctcaagtatatatttacgcagaaggagctaaatatgaggcaaagaaggtggttagaacttttaaaagattatgacgcaaatattcaataccatccaggcaaagccaatgttgtagctgacgcatTAAGCCGAAAGAACTCCGGGACTATATCTTGCCTACAAATTCAACCTCATGTTAGGAGGGATCTCGAAAGGATGGACATTTGGCTTCAAATTAGTAAATCTGATGGATATCTAGCTAGAATGCAGATTGAACCCAACCTCATATCCTGGATCAAAGAAGCACAAAAGCAAGATGGAGAACTTTGGGCAATTGTGCAAAATCTCGAGGTGGGTAAGCAATCTGAATTTAGTATAGACCATCAAGGGGTGATTTGGTGCGGCAAAAGACTTTGTGTACCCGATGACTCCACCCTTCGTGAGTCATTGTTAGCCGAAGCTCACAGCTCACCATTTTCGATTCACCCAGGATCTACCAAGATGTATAGAGATTTAAGACAGAACTTCTGGTGGAATGGCATGAAGGAAGACGTTGCTCGATACGTAAGTAAATGTCTCACTTGCCAACAagtgaaaattgaaaacaaacgagcaagcggtctgttgcagccattggatattcccatatggaagtgagatgagatcacaatggattttgttactggtctaCCTAAGACATTTAAGAAGAATGATGTTGTATGGGTTGTTGTCGATAGATtatcaaagtcagcacattttctaccaattcagcaaggattttcggttaataagttatccgaaatatttcttcaagaaattattcaactccatggcacaccatcttccattgtttccgatagagacccacgtttcacctcacgattttggaaaggttttcaggcagcttgggggacacgactaaagtttagtacagctttccatccacaaacagatgggcagtcagaacgcacgattcagaccttggaagacatgctccgagcatgcgcacttgaatggtctggaaactgggatgaatatttatgtcttgttgagttcgcttacaacaatagttggcaAGCAAGTATTGGCATGGCACCTTTTGAGCTTTTATACGGTCGGAAATGTCGCACACCATTATGCTGGGATGAAGTcggagaaaagattattgaagggcCAGAATTAGTTCAGATTACAAATGAAAAAGTCATTATAGCCcgagaaaaactgaaagaagctcagagtagacaaaagagctatgcagatcaagatagacgacccctcgaatttaaaattggtgatcacgtattcttaaaggtatcaccttggcgtggtgttcgtagatttggaattaaagggaaacttagtccccgtttcatcggtccatttgaaatccttgaaagaattggagaaGTGTCATATCGACTGGCTTTACCGCCTCAACTCTCTCACGTTCATAACATTTTTCATGTATCCTCTTTAAGAGGATATAATTATCATCCACTCCACGTCATTAGTTATCCGTTACTTACAATTCACGAAAATTTGTCCTACGAAGAGGAACCAGAAGCCATCTTAGATCGACAAGAAAAGGTTTTGCGTAGGAAAGTAATTCCGTTTGTTAAAATCCTTTGGAAAAATCACTCTGAACACGAAGCAACATGGGAATCTGAAGAATCAATTCGTTCTCTATACCCTAATCTATTCTCGCAATAGAATTTTAGTCGAGTAACGGTAAATCTTGCTATTTgatatatgttcatttgtttcTGTTTACGGTCATTTATGCTTTACCTTATGAAAAGATATTTTAGCTATGACTAAGTATATCTATATAGGAAATGtcagtactaatagtcactctaagtCTCTATTAACTTTTCATACGGTAAGATATCTTATTAAGaaggaccattagggcacatatataaggtaattgacaagtatagtcatgacCTTAGCTATGAATTTCAGATACCCATGTGTGGTTAGGAAATTCTGattatataagttagtaactctgctaGGGAAGTTTCGTTTCTAGTACTTATGCGataggttatattcttatttgcaaaaatttcgaggacgaaatttcttttaagggggtaatagttgtaatgcccataaatttaaaatcattaatcactaagaaaaccctaattaagacacccaagtaattctgcactaaccctaaaattttcgaaacaatcggaatcaggatcagggcccctaaaactcaggggggttaaacccggCTGGATGTTTATCAACTTAGAAACGTTGTTTAAATTCTATTGGACCAGATTTTgactcagctaagctacttagacacgaagcaacctaggctagaaagtagacccgtcgcgccacgcgacgggtacacaagtctctttcgcgtggcgcgaaggaGACTATcttccagctataaatagtcgggtctgggacttgatttctggcacaaaatcgacggAAAAACTCACAATATACACTGAGTTATAGTTCAattactacacaaacacacactaatcttgaaacgctgccgcaatcagggtaataactcgatcgctattacgattcaacatccgatcgattataactatccgacaattgtccgagtgctgctcaaattgagcttatactttattgttcatcgtgatttcgacttgaatatttgagtgctgttcgaattcggactatgctctgttattcgttgtgaatccgatcgaattattaagtattatactttgtcgtttgtcgataattcgataaatgagttgaagtattgcacttgttaattgttgtgaaggtttaatctcgtgaattgacgtaaatgttgtattaagttactaacctagtttgtgtgcatgttatttaaattaggttaaaagattaatcagtagtctaaactttgcccgtataaatctaaaatattagcacaaggtagcttcactttggagttattaaggtacggatccttaccccactctttattgcttcatattcaaattgttataaaaccactaaattactatatctgttaaaaactcctcacgtctttgattatcgattcatttgacagtccgttcgattcctatcctaatcatttgatttagctttcatgtcatgcgatagtattatgttatactcattttccaatatatgttccgttttgttatgaaaataagttttataagttatgtgaataagaccatttgtactctgataccctgagtatcgcttctcgtggagtgtcccacgagcatgttgttgtggcatcaacatcatgtgctccatccgtgacggagagatcagttcacggcgtctaagtacaagtgtggtacataaggctattaggaggcgtaatgatcgatcctaggatttaagtataaggaggtggataacgggtatgccaattcgccatctcatgtgataattatgcaggagtagctacctgtgtattgtcacgttttaagtttgctcatgggtacatccgtaagatatgattatgaaaattttgttcttgcatcgtatcattttcgcctaaagttccatccggataagatttcatatgaagcattatttgttatttgagcctaaaattccgtactgagcattcggctcattccgtaaactttttgtatatacaggtccacaggttactttgggaggggaaaagagagaagaataaagcctaggaataaatctgaagatattagttaaataagatgaatgtctccacttgtatattaatcttaattttaaaagtcatgtggttgtatccttatcaaataaataaatggaattatgacttttgtttatgttaccgttattgtgacacgtcagcccttccgggttggggtgttacagtaacgaacactccggaacttgatcataagttaaacataccctaaataacctttacatagcttagaaataggctttgaggggttcggtatgctaaaataaactttattgatcaatagggactaaaagcgtcaaaaagtgcacaagtttgcattttcgcgcatatcttacgttctgaatatatccggacatccaaaaatttatgtaagcattaaaatattttattttagtgtttggcatgataaaattttaTTCGTCggttaatttggatcgtttttgcgttcgttacgacttccgtcgtaattaagcgaataacgcaaccgtacgaccaaacgaaccgacatccgagatatttttgagcatgtttggAGTTccttatactttaacttcattttagagccttgaaatggggttaacggggcttaaacatgtcaaaaatgggccgaaatgcatgtttcacaagttcagggactaaactgcaatttctgcatagttagcccaggcgggccgcgtaagttaTTGTGCatgcttacgcgggccgtgtgagaCACCCAGTATCAGAAAACTGTTTTCTGAAACAGCAGCTGGTATTCAGTGAATTTGGACATGCTTTTGATCATTCTATGggccaattttgatggtttttcaaTACCCATTGTATTCAAATATCATGGGCccaagtggagggtctagatcgaagctcgtttcctgataaacgatcctaacggttctagaaaccccttcacttgcaaaacccacatttgattttctgagatatctctaagttggagtgctaatcacttcatacctgagattacttggagaatcaaagcttgcggggaccttctgtgccgtttgattccgtgctccctctagcttgcttggtagttgttcaagacttctaagcactctcatgtgctgctttgtgatgattgttgatacatgctacacataggatggactcgtgccttagcgactttaaaacgtggaagataatagttgtacttatttgattgtattaaaacaatgagttcatttattcaataaaacaaaattatttattccatggctgtgaaacaatgattctgttacaacactccccgacgtttccgccacgttttgttgttttacgtggtcggggtgtgacagttttcaCTCACTGACTCTCATAGTCGGACGAGGCATTGCAAATACTACTACAAAGCCATGAGTTTGacacacaaaacctatgttactcaccaACATTCTTTGTTGACCGtctttttcacatatgtttcaggtgctaatgtgTGACGATTATGAATGCATGCTACACGTAGGATGGATTCGGGCCTTAGTTTACTTTAAAACTTAAAGACAATTGTTTTGTATTTTGTTTGTGTTATCCAAAGACGGTGTAAattattaattcaataaaacaaaaccttGAATAGCATGTGTTTGAAACAATTCATGTAACATGACTCCCTGACGTTTctgccgcggtttgttgttttacgcggttggggtgttacaggaactgactaagacttaaaacactaacatttaataGTAACAACTAGTAATTAAGACTCAAAACACTAATAGCTACAATAAGAAGAAATATGAATAGTGGAAATAcgaagaaaggtactgatattTGGAAAAACAGTCATATATTGCTCAATTATCAGTCCAATATCAGTCAAATATCGGTTAATATCTCCGATATTATCGTTATTGATATTCTGATGATATTTTGCACTAATATCTTGGTAGGGGACCGaaaaccgatatatcactgacgatcaaaaaataaaacaaatataatCAAGGCGATAGCTATGTCAACTTGCTGGCGAATTTGAAAGGGCAGAAATGAGAAAGATTTCAGTGGGGTTGTGGTACAAGGGCAAAGAATAGTGGACGCAATTGTGGAAATGTCATTTCTGTGGATCCAACTGAGAACAAAATGGAAGAACATAACGTAGGATGCATGGATGAGAGACTAAGTTTGGAGAGCTGAGCTTTGTGTAATGACGACAATAAAACTGGGGATTATTGCTAGATCCATGTATTAATTTTGGTATATGTTGTGATGTATGTTTGTTTTATTCTGCTTGCCTCTCTTAGATGGTATTTACTTTTCTAAAAAAAGATCTGTGTAGGCTCTTCTGTCTACGCCGGGCAGACATTGTCAtctgcagactgtttgtttttccgaagacatttcattaaaaaaatgtCTACGCGAGCACTTCTTGTTGCAGACTTGCCACAACCACTTTTAAGATCTTCTAAGATCTACAGatggttaaacaccaccacccacgATGACGACCACCACCCATGTCTACTAAGAGGAAGAAGACATCACAAGAACCTACAAATACGAAAAGCCAAGAATAATGATTATTTTTGTGCATGCGTTAATTATTTATGGATATGCTAAATTGTTTCAAGTTATGTCATGACAAATATCTAGATGTTGCATATGTTTAGGTGAAGAAACATAAAGTCTAAACCAATGAGTTTATCTTTGTGGGAATGGTCTCGTAAAAAAGGGCAATTCTTAATCTTTCCTTGATCAATGATTAGGGAAGTAATCTGCAAAACAATACACTGTGAAACTCGTTACAAGGAGGAGAGGTGGTAATGAGTCATAGCAACCAGGATTGGGATTGGTTAACTCAAATGTTGATAATTTGTCGAAAAATAATGATTCCCATTATATAGGATTATTTTAAGAGCATATTACATGTgaaatattatttttttgatttattttatatcaCAATATCCTTTTATAACTCAAAAGACTTGTGCCTGGTTAACAATATCCAAGAATGAAAGACCAGATGATTATATACATCAAACATAAATTTATTGATAAATCTTCAACTAATTTCTTCGAATCGTCACTAAAACTCAATGTTTTTTAATGACGGATACGTAGTTTGTCATCGAAGAGCTTTCGAGAGCGGACTTCGCATCAAGTGGAAAGAAAAAAGGATACAATTCATATCTAACATAACAACTGCTATATATAATTCTACACCCTTTCTTGCTGTCGCAATAAGTCGGAAAATTCCCAACAGCAATCGCTAAGCATTGCCTACACGAAAGCTGTGACAAATCTTGTGTACACTGAGACAAAGCATAAAGTGTCACAAAATCTGTCAACTTAGTCTCATCTTTCGCGATACCTTTGTTACCAGGCGCACTCGCTAATGAATTAATCCGATACATAAGTGCTCCCAGAGCGCTATTGAACGTTTTTGGGTCCGTTACGTTTTCAACATTATAGTAAAACGTTCCGTACCCCGTGTCAACTTGCCCAAAGAAGTTTTCTGTGTTGTACCGGATGAAGCAATATTCGTACCAAAGCCTAGCATCAACCCGGTCTGGACAaactttttttatttcttttgcgGCGGTTTGGATGCAAGTCGAGCACTCATCGCTGGGAACATCCCCTCGGCACTGGGCTAGACCATAAACTCGGGATTGACCTGAGCCTAATGAGGTGGCACTATATCCCGATTTGGAAGTGGCTTGGACCAGTGTGGTTAGAAGTGAAtcgatatttttttttatttcagatGTTGTGGTGTTTGAGTTTTCGTTGCATAACTGGGCAGATGGGTCTGTTGATTCTACATAAAGAATGCATAAGGAAAAGATAATGAGATATTGGAGAGTAAAGGCCATTTTTCTCGATTGTTGTTTTGATAATGGATGAGCTAGGTTGTGTATATATAGATAGTCCTCACACACAAACTAGTCAAGTTGTGTGACTTCTTATTTTTCTAAATTTAATCACTAATAAATCCTTAAGAAACTAGTTTTTAAACGTCTTATAAATTCGGGTCACCTAGGTACACTCATTGGCAAAGGTAATTAACCCATTCATGATCGCTTATCTTTGGCCATTCGTGATCTGGTCCGTCACCAATTCCAGATCGAGGAAACGCACCACCCGAAAGGCCACTATGATAAAACCCCTGGCTCGCGCATGACATTTGTCACGAATAAGACTTCGACCAGCGACCTCCCCTACTGATCTCATCTCAGGATACTGCTAGATCGAGCACTGGCCTATTTGAGTAATATCATAAAAAAATTAAATGGTTTGCAATTTTAAATGAAAAAGTGTTTGAATctagtttattttaaaatacatTGATTTGTGATTTTTAGATGGCTTGTTCTGATTGAACTAATATTCCAAAGTGTACCAAAATAGATGTGGAAATATCAAAAAGGTGTCGGTGTGGATAAGAAGGCTAAGGAGATTGTTCGTGGGCTCGTCTTGGTGATTTGTTGGTGTATTTGGAAAGCTAGGAACGCTAAGTTATTCTCAAATGGTAGAGGTAATACTGTAATGGTGAAGAGATTTTTGCGGTGGTGTCTCTAGGTTTTCTTTGGTTAAAATGTAGATCCAAACATCGCAAAATAGTTTGGAGAAAATGGTGTAATTATCCTTTGTATATGTTGTAGTTGGTGCGATGCAGTCCTGCATTTTTTTGCTAGGCCGGCCaattttaatgaagtttacctttaaaaaaaaatattaggtCTTTTTTGTTTAactataattataatataatgaTAGTAGGGACAATAGTTTGACTAAATTTTCAATGAGCTGACTTTTTGGATATATTAAAAGTCAATAGTTTGACTTTGTGTTAATTGCGGATGGCTGTATTTTGTGATTCACACCACCACTCAAAGTTGGTTAACATGGAAACAGTGCATTCAATTGTGATGATCTTTCTACCGGTGCATAAGGTGTTTGTATGTGATGCATGAGCAATTGCACATGTACAGTTGTGGTTCGTGTGGACCTGCTTATAAGCCATTAATTATGTAGCCGATATATTTGAACATCTTTATCATGGACTTAGTCAGGGAACCACTATATGGACCTATTCCACCACACCCCTTGATCTTAGTTTATCCTATTACACTTTGAATTTGCACCAACTTTCCCGTTCTAATATTTGCAATTTTGCCTTATTCTTGACCTAAAAAAGTCGTTAATTTAGGAGTAGAATTATTCGCTTTCCATATATTCGTTGTATCTTGTATTATAAATGGAGGAGAAATATACAAGACAATTCATTCAGAAAATTATCATCTTATATGGTATCAAGTCTTTTGATCCATCTCCACCCTCCCTCCAGCCGGCCCTAGTTCTCCTCCCTCTGCCTTCCGCCTATTTTTTTTTTCCTCTGCCCTCTGATAATTTTTCTTCTGCCCTCTGATCCTTTTCTTCTGTCATGGACACCAAGATTCATCCTGCCATGACAGTTAGCAACATCAAAAACATGGTCCCGATTACCCTTGAAGCCGTGACCACCCACTACACCACATGGACTGCTCTCTTTGAAGTCCATTGCAGGGCTTATCAGGTGTTCGACCACCTAAAACCCAACACTGCTGCTGCTGCTGACGTCGAGGCGGCTGCTCTATGGTCCCGTATTGATGCCATAGTCCTTTAATGGATCTATGGTCTTTTAATGGATCTATGGCACCATCTCCAATGACCTCCTTCTCATCATTCTTAAACCCAAACAGACCGCCCATCAGGCGTGGACAGCCATAGCCAATCACTTCAACGATAACAAGAGTGCTCGCCAGATTCAACTCCAACAACAATTCTCCAATATCCGTCTTGAAAATTTTCCGTCCATGGCAGCCTACTGTCAGCAGGTA from Helianthus annuus cultivar XRQ/B chromosome 7, HanXRQr2.0-SUNRISE, whole genome shotgun sequence includes the following:
- the LOC110884444 gene encoding cysteine-rich repeat secretory protein 55, whose product is MAFTLQYLIIFSLCILYVESTDPSAQLCNENSNTTTSEIKKNIDSLLTTLVQATSKSGYSATSLGSGQSRVYGLAQCRGDVPSDECSTCIQTAAKEIKKVCPDRVDARLWYEYCFIRYNTENFFGQVDTGYGTFYYNVENVTDPKTFNSALGALMYRINSLASAPGNKGIAKDETKLTDFVTLYALSQCTQDLSQLSCRQCLAIAVGNFPTYCDSKKGCRIIYSSCYVRYELYPFFFPLDAKSALESSSMTNYVSVIKKH